In one window of Comamonas testosteroni DNA:
- the nirD gene encoding nitrite reductase small subunit NirD produces MSAWISICTMDDIPVLGARRVARAQGLDVAVFRNADNEVFALLDRCPHKGGPLSQGIVFGRSVACPLHNWTIALSSGEAAAPDEGCTPYFSVRVQDGEVQLRADELANRALEQTRPHAGPAHCAAMSGCAAA; encoded by the coding sequence ATGAGCGCATGGATTTCTATCTGCACGATGGACGACATCCCCGTGCTGGGAGCACGCCGCGTGGCGCGTGCGCAAGGGCTGGATGTGGCCGTATTCCGCAATGCCGACAACGAGGTGTTTGCGCTGCTGGACCGCTGCCCGCACAAGGGCGGGCCGCTGTCGCAAGGCATTGTGTTCGGGCGCAGCGTGGCCTGCCCGCTGCACAACTGGACGATTGCGCTGAGCAGCGGCGAAGCGGCAGCGCCCGATGAAGGCTGCACGCCTTATTTCAGCGTGCGTGTGCAGGACGGCGAAGTGCAGCTGCGCGCCGACGAGCTGGCCAACCGCGCCCTGGAACAGACCCGCCCGCATGCCGGTCCTGCGCATTGCGCCGCCATGTCCGGCTGTGCTGCCGCCTAG
- the cobA gene encoding uroporphyrinogen-III C-methyltransferase: protein MTNSHATSLSPVGRCYLVGAGPGDPELLTLKALRLIQSATLLLADDLVSADIVKLASAGARVVHVGKRGGRESTSQEFIEKLMIMAARQGELVVRLKGGDPFIFGRGGEEVEHLRMAGIAVEVVNGITAGLAAATSLGVPLTHRDHAHGVVFITGHAKPGSAGHDWQLLAGTARMLGLTLVIYMGVATAAVIQQQLLAGGLPASTQVALVQNASLPAQQQILTDLGQMTQALAASGLGSPCVFVVGEVVGLAASSAAGLDGMLEQVQLRRAVGA from the coding sequence ATGACAAACAGCCATGCCACTTCCCTGTCGCCCGTGGGCCGTTGCTATCTGGTCGGTGCCGGCCCCGGCGATCCGGAGCTGCTCACGCTCAAGGCGCTGAGACTGATCCAGTCCGCCACGCTGCTGCTGGCCGACGACCTGGTGTCGGCCGACATCGTGAAGCTCGCCAGCGCAGGCGCCCGCGTCGTTCACGTGGGCAAGCGCGGCGGGCGCGAAAGCACCTCGCAGGAATTCATCGAAAAGCTCATGATCATGGCGGCCCGCCAGGGCGAGCTGGTGGTGCGCCTCAAGGGGGGCGATCCCTTCATCTTCGGCCGGGGCGGCGAAGAGGTCGAGCATTTGCGCATGGCGGGCATAGCCGTCGAAGTGGTCAACGGCATCACCGCCGGGCTGGCAGCCGCCACCAGCCTGGGCGTTCCGCTGACCCATCGCGACCATGCCCATGGCGTGGTGTTCATCACCGGCCACGCCAAGCCAGGCAGTGCCGGTCATGACTGGCAGCTGCTGGCCGGCACGGCGCGGATGCTGGGGCTGACGCTGGTGATCTACATGGGCGTTGCCACGGCCGCCGTCATCCAGCAGCAACTGCTGGCCGGCGGACTGCCGGCCTCGACGCAGGTGGCGCTGGTCCAGAACGCCAGCCTGCCTGCACAGCAGCAGATACTGACCGATCTGGGGCAGATGACGCAGGCGCTGGCAGCCAGCGGACTGGGTAGCCCCTGCGTGTTCGTGGTGGGCGAGGTGGTCGGCCTGGCCGCATCGTCGGCAGCCGGCCTTGACGGCATGCTTGAGCAGGTGCAGTTGCGCCGCGCCGTGGGTGCGTAA
- a CDS encoding NAD-dependent succinate-semialdehyde dehydrogenase codes for MSTAYPDTQLLIDGQWQDAASGKKIDVRNPATGEVIGRVAHADIADLDRALAAADKGFQVWRKVSAHERGAIMRRAAALLKERADEIAALLTQEQGKPLAEAKVEIIAGAGIIEWFADEALRVYGRIVPSRRPEQQQLVIKEPVGPVAAFTPWNFPVNQIVRKIGAALASGCSFLVKAPEETPASPAALLKCFVDAGIPAGVVGLVYGNPAQISEYLIAHPVIRKVTFTGSTAVGKQLAALAGLHMKRSTMELGGHAPVIVAEDADVQLAVKAAGAAKFRNAGQVCISPTRFLVHNSVREEFTRAMVAHAQALKVGNGLEQGTQMGPLANPRRVTALTQLIQNAEQSGAKLMTGGESFGAAGNFFAPTVLADVPLTADIFNQEPFGPVAAIRGFDKIEDAIQEANRLFYGLAAYAFTRSLKTTHQLSQDVEAGMLWINQPALPSAELPFGGIKDSGYGSEGGPEALEAYLVAKAVAISCV; via the coding sequence ATGAGCACTGCATATCCTGATACCCAGCTTTTGATCGACGGTCAGTGGCAGGACGCTGCCAGCGGCAAGAAAATTGATGTGCGCAACCCGGCCACGGGTGAGGTGATTGGCCGCGTGGCCCATGCCGATATTGCCGACCTGGACCGCGCCCTGGCGGCGGCCGACAAGGGCTTTCAGGTCTGGCGCAAGGTGTCTGCCCATGAGCGCGGCGCCATCATGCGCCGTGCCGCGGCCTTGCTGAAGGAACGCGCCGACGAGATCGCCGCGCTGCTGACGCAGGAGCAGGGCAAGCCGCTGGCCGAGGCCAAGGTGGAAATCATTGCCGGCGCCGGCATCATCGAATGGTTTGCCGACGAGGCTCTGCGTGTCTATGGCCGTATCGTGCCTTCGCGTCGCCCCGAGCAGCAGCAGCTGGTGATCAAGGAGCCTGTGGGCCCGGTCGCCGCCTTCACGCCCTGGAACTTCCCCGTCAACCAGATCGTGCGCAAGATCGGTGCGGCCCTGGCTTCGGGCTGCTCCTTCCTGGTCAAGGCGCCCGAGGAAACTCCGGCTTCCCCCGCCGCCCTGCTCAAGTGTTTCGTCGATGCCGGCATTCCAGCCGGTGTCGTGGGCCTGGTCTATGGCAACCCCGCGCAGATATCCGAATATCTGATTGCCCACCCGGTGATCCGCAAGGTGACCTTCACGGGCTCTACGGCCGTGGGCAAGCAACTGGCAGCGCTGGCCGGCCTGCACATGAAGCGCTCCACCATGGAGCTCGGCGGTCATGCCCCCGTGATCGTGGCCGAGGATGCCGACGTGCAACTGGCCGTCAAGGCCGCAGGCGCGGCCAAGTTCCGCAACGCGGGCCAGGTCTGCATCTCGCCCACGCGCTTTCTGGTGCACAACAGCGTGCGCGAGGAGTTCACGCGCGCGATGGTCGCCCATGCCCAGGCATTGAAGGTCGGCAACGGCCTGGAGCAGGGCACGCAGATGGGGCCGCTGGCCAATCCGCGTCGCGTGACCGCGCTGACCCAGCTGATCCAGAACGCCGAGCAAAGCGGCGCCAAGCTGATGACGGGCGGCGAATCCTTTGGTGCTGCGGGCAACTTCTTTGCGCCCACGGTGCTGGCCGACGTGCCCTTGACGGCCGATATCTTCAACCAGGAGCCCTTCGGCCCCGTGGCGGCGATTCGCGGCTTCGACAAGATCGAGGATGCCATTCAGGAGGCCAATCGCCTCTTCTATGGCCTGGCGGCCTATGCCTTCACGCGCTCGCTCAAGACGACGCACCAGCTGTCGCAGGATGTGGAAGCCGGCATGCTGTGGATCAACCAGCCTGCCCTGCCATCGGCCGAGCTGCCCTTTGGCGGCATCAAGGATTCGGGCTACGGCTCCGAAGGCGGCCCGGAAGCGCTGGAGGCCTATCTGGTGGCCAAGGCCGTGGCAATCAGCTGCGTTTGA
- the ntrB gene encoding nitrate ABC transporter permease, producing MVSAVLQSPLELDPPHDPQLAAQAANDALLEASKEIAAGTELVKAEVQKDIKPKAIVTAAVAVAPSRLRQWAEQLFGQALPPLLGLALLVGLWSLVSSTTGKSIPTPAETWEQALQVFSDPFYRNGPNDQGVGWNVLSSLQRVALGFGLAALVGIPLGFVIGRFSFLSRMFNPLISLLRPVSPLAWLPIGLLVFKGANPAAIWTIFICSIWPMVINTAVGVQRVPQDYMNVARVLNLSEWKIATTILFPAVLPYMLTGVRLAVGTAWLVIVAAEMLTGGVGIGFWVWDEWNNLNVKNIIIAIFVIGIVGLVLEWALVKLASAFTFEEVKT from the coding sequence ATGGTCAGTGCCGTCCTTCAATCACCGCTCGAACTCGACCCCCCGCACGATCCGCAGCTGGCAGCCCAGGCGGCCAATGATGCGCTGCTCGAAGCTTCAAAAGAGATAGCTGCTGGCACAGAACTTGTAAAGGCTGAAGTGCAAAAAGATATCAAACCCAAGGCGATAGTCACGGCTGCGGTTGCGGTGGCACCCAGCCGCCTGCGCCAATGGGCTGAGCAGCTATTTGGTCAGGCCCTGCCGCCGCTGCTGGGGCTGGCGCTGCTGGTCGGCCTGTGGTCGCTGGTCTCCAGCACCACCGGCAAGAGCATTCCGACCCCGGCCGAGACCTGGGAGCAGGCCTTGCAGGTGTTCAGCGACCCGTTCTACCGCAACGGACCCAATGACCAGGGCGTGGGCTGGAATGTGCTGTCCTCGCTGCAGCGCGTGGCCCTGGGTTTCGGTCTGGCGGCACTGGTCGGCATCCCTTTGGGTTTCGTGATCGGGCGCTTCAGCTTTCTGTCGCGCATGTTCAACCCGCTGATCAGCCTGCTGCGCCCGGTGTCGCCGCTGGCCTGGCTGCCGATCGGCCTGCTGGTGTTCAAGGGCGCCAATCCGGCAGCCATCTGGACCATCTTCATCTGCTCGATCTGGCCCATGGTCATCAACACCGCCGTGGGCGTGCAGCGTGTGCCCCAGGACTATATGAATGTGGCGCGCGTGCTCAATCTGTCGGAGTGGAAGATCGCCACCACCATTCTGTTTCCGGCGGTGCTGCCCTATATGCTGACCGGCGTGCGCCTGGCCGTGGGCACGGCCTGGCTGGTGATCGTGGCCGCCGAGATGCTGACGGGCGGCGTGGGCATAGGTTTCTGGGTCTGGGACGAGTGGAACAACCTCAACGTCAAGAACATCATCATCGCCATCTTCGTGATCGGCATCGTGGGCCTGGTGCTGGAGTGGGCTCTGGTCAAGCTGGCTTCGGCCTTTACGTTTGAAGAGGTCAAGACTTAA
- a CDS encoding nitrate reductase yields MNETRSTCPYCGVGCGVVIESDGLQITGVRGDPEHPANLGRLCTKGSTLHLTAAPAYAQQARLLQPMRRLERTSAPQAASWDQALDELAARIAGIRAAHGPDALGFYLSGQLLTEDYYVFNKLVKGLLGTNNLDTNSRLCMSSAVAGYKATLGADAPPACYEDIDLAGCMFITGSNMAWAHPILFRRVEEARAGNPQLRIIVADPRRTETAELADLYLPLQPGSDVMLFHGLLHIMLWEGWTDSTFIAEHTSGFAALKELVREATPEKVAAICGLPVADLYRAARWMALGGAQEPTGARRPTLSLYCQGLNQSRSGTANNAALINLHLATGQIGRPGAGPLSLTGQPNAMGGREVGGLSNLLSAHRDLAKPEHRAEVARLWGVESIPAQPGKSALEMFEAAADGQIKALWIACTNPAQSMPEQAMVRRALERAELVVVQEAFAATETTAYADWLLPASTWGEKLGTVTNSERRISRVRAAVVAPGAARHDWQIGVQLARRLEEHLRPSLPSLFPYDTANADAGAEAIWNEHRESTRGRDLDITGLSWAVLEVKGPQQWPMPQGAGQGRQRLYGDAVFATEDGRARFDAQPWQTVAVPRDARHPFSLNTGRLRDQWHGMTRTGQLGRLFAHVSEPQLQVSPQDMQRLQLQEGDLVHLSNRYGAIVLPVQEEGGLQPAQLYLPMHWGSMYLSGLGSKGQRLAGVNALTTPERCPRSKQPELKHVAVRLLKAELPWTCLGMAWLDEQQVQSVRQALTELMAEFDFASCVLFGRAVPLEKADQGRTGVQFRAAAYAQPSAQVLARLHGLLQLDGPQAMRYADARRQCSRAIAIGRQTEEPRLDAFLLCGDASAGRWLGPVLRDEQSVQSYGRLLLSSGARPPAAMPARSPQICACMNVDEASISSTLATCEGSADERLAQLKSCLGCGTRCGSCIPRIKQLVHATPAPQSAALPVAA; encoded by the coding sequence ATGAACGAAACCAGGTCCACTTGCCCCTATTGCGGTGTCGGCTGCGGCGTGGTCATCGAGTCCGATGGCCTGCAGATTACCGGCGTGCGTGGCGATCCCGAGCATCCTGCCAACTTGGGCCGTCTGTGCACCAAGGGCAGCACCCTGCATCTGACGGCCGCGCCGGCCTATGCGCAGCAGGCCCGTTTGCTGCAGCCCATGCGCAGGCTGGAGCGGACATCCGCACCACAGGCCGCGAGCTGGGATCAGGCCCTTGATGAACTGGCTGCGCGTATCGCCGGCATTCGCGCCGCACATGGGCCCGATGCGCTGGGGTTCTATCTCAGCGGGCAACTGCTGACCGAGGACTACTACGTCTTCAACAAGCTGGTCAAAGGCCTGCTGGGCACCAACAATCTCGACACCAATTCGCGCCTGTGCATGAGCAGCGCCGTGGCTGGCTACAAGGCCACGCTGGGCGCCGATGCGCCACCGGCCTGCTACGAGGACATAGACCTGGCCGGCTGCATGTTCATCACGGGCAGCAATATGGCCTGGGCGCATCCGATTCTGTTCAGGCGTGTGGAAGAGGCCAGGGCGGGCAACCCGCAGCTCAGGATCATCGTGGCCGACCCGCGCCGTACCGAAACCGCAGAGCTGGCCGATCTCTATCTGCCGCTGCAGCCGGGCAGCGATGTGATGCTGTTTCACGGCCTGCTGCACATCATGCTGTGGGAGGGATGGACGGACAGCACCTTCATCGCGGAGCACACCAGCGGCTTTGCAGCGCTCAAGGAGCTGGTGCGCGAAGCCACGCCCGAGAAGGTCGCTGCCATCTGCGGCCTGCCCGTGGCGGACCTGTACCGGGCGGCGCGCTGGATGGCACTGGGCGGTGCCCAGGAGCCGACGGGCGCGCGTCGTCCCACGCTCAGCCTGTACTGCCAGGGCCTGAACCAAAGCCGCAGCGGCACGGCCAATAATGCGGCGCTGATCAATCTGCATCTGGCGACGGGCCAGATCGGCAGGCCCGGCGCCGGGCCTCTGTCGCTGACGGGCCAGCCCAATGCCATGGGCGGGCGCGAGGTGGGCGGGCTGTCCAATCTGCTGAGCGCGCATCGTGATCTGGCCAAGCCGGAGCATCGGGCCGAAGTGGCGCGGCTATGGGGGGTGGAGTCGATTCCGGCGCAGCCCGGAAAGTCCGCGCTGGAGATGTTCGAGGCCGCTGCCGACGGCCAGATCAAGGCCTTGTGGATTGCCTGCACCAATCCCGCGCAAAGCATGCCCGAACAGGCCATGGTGCGCAGGGCGCTGGAGCGCGCCGAGCTGGTGGTGGTGCAGGAGGCTTTTGCCGCGACCGAGACCACGGCCTATGCCGACTGGTTGCTGCCGGCCTCCACCTGGGGCGAGAAGCTGGGCACGGTCACCAACAGCGAGCGGCGCATCTCGCGGGTGCGCGCCGCCGTGGTCGCACCGGGGGCGGCGCGCCATGACTGGCAGATAGGCGTGCAGCTGGCGCGGCGTCTGGAAGAGCATCTGCGGCCCTCGCTGCCAAGCTTGTTTCCCTATGACACGGCGAATGCCGATGCAGGTGCGGAAGCCATCTGGAACGAGCATCGCGAGTCCACACGCGGGCGAGATCTGGATATCACGGGTCTGAGCTGGGCGGTGCTGGAGGTCAAGGGGCCCCAGCAGTGGCCCATGCCTCAAGGCGCCGGCCAGGGCCGGCAGCGTCTGTATGGCGATGCGGTGTTTGCGACCGAGGACGGGCGTGCACGCTTTGATGCGCAGCCCTGGCAGACGGTGGCCGTGCCGCGCGATGCGCGGCATCCGTTCAGTCTCAACACCGGCCGCCTGCGCGATCAATGGCATGGCATGACGCGCACCGGCCAGTTGGGGCGCCTGTTCGCCCATGTCAGCGAACCGCAGCTGCAGGTCAGTCCCCAGGATATGCAGCGGCTGCAGCTGCAGGAGGGCGACCTGGTCCACCTGTCCAACCGCTATGGCGCCATCGTGCTGCCCGTGCAGGAGGAAGGGGGGCTGCAGCCCGCACAGCTGTATCTGCCCATGCACTGGGGCAGCATGTATCTGAGCGGTCTGGGCTCCAAGGGGCAGCGGCTTGCGGGCGTCAACGCCTTGACCACGCCCGAGCGCTGCCCGCGCTCCAAGCAGCCCGAGCTCAAGCATGTGGCCGTGAGGCTGCTCAAGGCCGAGCTGCCCTGGACCTGTCTGGGCATGGCCTGGCTGGATGAGCAGCAGGTGCAGTCGGTTCGCCAGGCTTTGACCGAACTGATGGCTGAGTTCGACTTCGCCAGCTGTGTGCTGTTCGGGCGCGCCGTGCCGCTGGAAAAAGCGGATCAGGGCCGCACCGGCGTGCAGTTCCGCGCGGCGGCCTATGCGCAGCCCAGTGCCCAGGTGCTGGCGCGGCTGCATGGCCTGCTGCAGCTCGATGGCCCGCAGGCCATGCGCTATGCCGACGCGCGCCGCCAATGCAGCCGGGCCATCGCGATAGGCCGGCAGACCGAGGAGCCCAGGCTCGATGCCTTTTTGCTCTGCGGTGATGCCAGTGCCGGCCGCTGGCTGGGGCCGGTACTGCGTGACGAGCAATCGGTGCAAAGCTATGGGCGTCTGCTGCTGTCCTCGGGGGCCAGGCCGCCCGCCGCCATGCCGGCCCGGTCGCCACAGATCTGTGCCTGCATGAATGTGGATGAGGCCAGCATCAGCTCGACGCTGGCCACGTGCGAGGGCAGCGCCGACGAGCGACTCGCCCAGCTCAAGTCCTGCCTGGGTTGCGGCACGCGCTGCGGCTCCTGCATTCCCAGGATCAAACAACTGGTGCATGCGACGCCTGCGCCGCAGTCGGCAGCCCTGCCGGTTGCTGCCTAG
- a CDS encoding ABC transporter ATP-binding protein, whose product MHTSLSTKYIEIHGVEQTFKTAKGLFPALRDINLNIAKGEFVSLIGHSGCGKSTLLNLIAGLTIPSGGALLCANKEIKGPGPERAVVFQNHSLLPWLSCWGNVHLAVERVFGKRESKAQLAQRTDAALAMVGLSHAAQKRPGEISGGMKQRVGIARALSMEPQVLLMDEPFGALDALTRAKLQDELLEIVARTHSTVVMVTHDVDEAVLLSDKIVMMTNGPAATIGEVLHVALPRPRSRVELAEDARYQSYRKAVIDFLYTRQGHVEKAA is encoded by the coding sequence ATGCATACATCTCTCAGCACCAAGTACATCGAGATCCACGGGGTGGAGCAGACCTTCAAGACCGCCAAGGGCCTGTTTCCCGCACTGCGCGACATCAACCTGAACATTGCCAAGGGCGAGTTCGTCAGTCTCATCGGGCACTCGGGCTGCGGCAAGTCGACGCTGCTCAATCTGATTGCCGGCCTGACCATTCCCTCGGGCGGTGCATTGCTGTGCGCCAACAAGGAAATCAAGGGCCCCGGCCCCGAGCGTGCGGTGGTCTTCCAGAATCATTCGCTGCTGCCCTGGCTGAGCTGCTGGGGCAATGTGCACCTGGCCGTGGAGCGAGTCTTCGGCAAGCGCGAAAGCAAGGCACAGCTGGCGCAGCGCACCGATGCGGCGCTGGCCATGGTGGGCCTCAGCCATGCGGCGCAAAAGCGCCCTGGCGAAATCTCGGGCGGCATGAAGCAGCGCGTGGGCATTGCGCGCGCGCTGTCGATGGAGCCGCAGGTGCTGCTCATGGACGAGCCCTTCGGCGCTCTCGACGCCCTGACGCGTGCCAAGCTGCAGGACGAGTTGCTGGAGATCGTGGCTCGCACCCACAGCACCGTGGTCATGGTCACGCACGATGTGGACGAGGCCGTGCTGCTGTCCGACAAGATCGTGATGATGACCAACGGGCCGGCAGCCACGATCGGCGAGGTGCTGCATGTGGCATTGCCGCGCCCGCGCAGCCGGGTTGAACTGGCTGAAGATGCCCGTTATCAAAGCTACCGCAAGGCGGTGATCGACTTTCTCTACACGCGCCAGGGTCACGTGGAAAAAGCGGCCTGA
- the nirB gene encoding nitrite reductase large subunit NirB, translating to MKKSKLVMIGNGMAGVRALEELLAIAPDLYDITVFGAEPHPNYNRILLSPVLAGEQTLGDIVLNDWSWYQDHHILLHAGYTVTAVDRARRTVHAVNALGESASAEYDRLIMATGSKPFILPIPGKDLEGVLAYRDIADTEAMIEAAKTLKHAVVIGGGLLGLEAANGLMKRGMQVTVVHVGDWLMERQLDDQAGRMLQKSLAERGMQFRMQAQTQELLGDEDAGRSGRVRAVRFKDGSEIPAELVVMAVGIRPSTELAESMHLHVSRGIVVSDTLQTVTDPRIYAVGECAAHRGIAYGLVAPLFEQGKVLANHLAEFGIGRYLGSLTSTKLKVTGIDLFSAGDFQGGGDTEEILMSDPYAGVYKKLVIKDDKLVGACLYGDTVDGSWYFKLLREGRSVADIRDKLMFGESNLGDTGHQGQSKAVAMADGDEVCGCNGVTKGAICKAIKDKGLFTLDDVRKHTKASASCGSCTGLVEQIIMFTAGGDYSAAPKTKAMCGCTDHGHQAVRDAIAEHKLLSTDAVFRFMEWRTPNGCASCRPAVNYYLVSTWPKEARDDPQSRFINERSHANIQKDGSYSVIPRMWGGETTASELRRIADVVDKYQIPTVKVTGGQRIDLLGVKKEDLQAVWNDIGMPCGHAYAKALRTVKTCVGSEWCRMGTQDSTQMGKDLERAMWRMYAPHKVKFAVSGCPRNCAESGIKDVGIIGVDSGWEMYVGGNGGIKTEVAHFFTKLKTAEEVMEYTGAFMQLYRLEGWYLERTVHYINRVGLDYVKRRILDDAEGRRALWEQLQFALDGEPDPWFEADKASVDVRQFQALPAGVSVIA from the coding sequence ATGAAAAAATCCAAACTGGTCATGATTGGTAACGGAATGGCAGGCGTGCGCGCGCTGGAAGAGTTGCTGGCCATTGCCCCCGATCTGTACGACATCACGGTCTTCGGCGCCGAGCCGCATCCCAACTACAACCGCATTCTGCTGTCGCCCGTGCTCGCCGGCGAGCAGACGCTCGGCGATATCGTGCTCAACGACTGGTCCTGGTACCAGGACCACCATATCTTGCTGCACGCCGGCTATACCGTGACGGCCGTCGACCGGGCCCGGCGCACGGTGCATGCGGTCAATGCCCTGGGCGAGAGTGCCAGCGCCGAGTACGACCGCCTGATCATGGCGACGGGCTCCAAGCCCTTCATCCTGCCCATCCCGGGCAAGGACCTGGAGGGCGTGCTGGCCTACCGCGACATTGCCGACACCGAGGCCATGATCGAAGCGGCAAAGACACTCAAGCATGCGGTGGTGATCGGCGGTGGCCTGCTGGGACTGGAGGCGGCCAACGGCCTCATGAAGCGAGGCATGCAGGTCACCGTGGTGCATGTCGGCGACTGGCTGATGGAGCGCCAGCTCGACGATCAGGCGGGCCGCATGCTGCAGAAGTCGCTGGCCGAGCGCGGCATGCAGTTCCGCATGCAGGCGCAGACGCAGGAGCTGCTGGGCGACGAGGACGCCGGGCGCAGTGGCCGCGTGCGCGCCGTGCGTTTCAAGGACGGCAGCGAGATCCCGGCCGAGTTGGTGGTGATGGCCGTGGGCATCCGGCCCAGCACCGAGCTGGCCGAGTCCATGCATCTGCATGTGAGCCGCGGTATCGTGGTCAGCGATACGCTGCAGACCGTGACCGATCCGCGTATCTATGCCGTGGGCGAATGCGCGGCACACCGAGGCATTGCCTACGGACTGGTGGCGCCCCTGTTCGAGCAGGGCAAGGTGCTGGCCAACCATCTGGCCGAGTTCGGCATCGGCCGCTACCTGGGTTCGCTGACCTCGACCAAGCTCAAGGTCACGGGCATCGATCTGTTCTCTGCAGGCGATTTCCAGGGCGGCGGCGACACCGAGGAAATTCTCATGAGCGACCCCTATGCGGGGGTCTACAAAAAGCTGGTCATCAAGGACGACAAGCTGGTCGGTGCCTGCCTCTACGGCGACACGGTGGACGGCAGCTGGTACTTCAAGCTGCTGCGCGAGGGCCGCAGCGTGGCCGATATCCGCGACAAGCTGATGTTTGGCGAATCCAATCTCGGCGACACCGGCCACCAGGGGCAGAGCAAGGCTGTGGCCATGGCCGACGGCGACGAGGTCTGCGGCTGCAACGGCGTGACCAAGGGCGCGATCTGCAAGGCCATCAAGGACAAGGGCCTGTTCACGCTCGACGATGTGCGCAAGCACACCAAGGCCAGTGCCAGCTGCGGCTCCTGCACGGGACTGGTGGAGCAGATCATCATGTTCACGGCCGGCGGCGACTACTCGGCAGCTCCCAAGACCAAGGCCATGTGCGGCTGCACCGATCACGGCCACCAGGCCGTGCGCGATGCGATTGCCGAGCACAAGCTGCTGAGCACGGATGCCGTGTTCCGCTTCATGGAGTGGCGCACGCCCAATGGCTGTGCCTCCTGCCGTCCGGCCGTCAACTACTATCTTGTAAGCACCTGGCCCAAGGAGGCCAGGGACGACCCGCAAAGCCGCTTCATCAACGAGCGCAGCCACGCCAATATCCAGAAGGACGGCAGCTACAGCGTGATTCCGCGCATGTGGGGCGGCGAGACCACGGCCTCCGAGCTGCGCCGCATTGCCGATGTGGTGGACAAATACCAGATCCCCACCGTGAAGGTCACGGGCGGCCAGCGCATCGATCTGCTGGGCGTGAAGAAGGAGGATCTGCAGGCCGTCTGGAACGATATCGGCATGCCCTGCGGCCATGCCTATGCCAAGGCGCTGCGCACGGTCAAGACCTGTGTGGGCAGCGAATGGTGCCGCATGGGCACGCAGGACAGCACCCAGATGGGCAAGGACCTGGAGCGCGCCATGTGGCGCATGTACGCCCCGCACAAGGTGAAGTTCGCCGTCAGCGGCTGCCCGCGCAACTGCGCGGAGTCCGGCATCAAGGATGTGGGAATCATCGGCGTGGACTCGGGCTGGGAGATGTATGTGGGCGGCAACGGCGGCATCAAGACCGAGGTGGCGCACTTCTTCACCAAGCTCAAGACCGCCGAAGAGGTGATGGAGTACACGGGCGCCTTCATGCAGCTGTACCGCCTGGAAGGCTGGTATCTGGAGCGCACGGTGCACTACATCAATCGCGTGGGTCTGGACTATGTCAAGCGACGCATTCTCGACGATGCCGAGGGCCGCAGGGCGCTGTGGGAGCAGCTGCAGTTTGCACTGGACGGCGAGCCCGATCCCTGGTTCGAGGCCGACAAGGCGTCCGTGGATGTGCGGCAGTTCCAGGCTTTGCCCGCTGGTGTGTCAGTTATTGCCTGA